One part of the Solanum dulcamara chromosome 3, daSolDulc1.2, whole genome shotgun sequence genome encodes these proteins:
- the LOC129882873 gene encoding receptor-like cytosolic serine/threonine-protein kinase RBK2 has product MEKGKVNAYSPDTVLEDFLRTAESESDSSKASTSEFDGSKNERSGSRWTGFFELFRSKSKGHMKKDPLISSLKLSKRFSRSMRETSSGVMPNSILDNGFSYFKPQWKLFTLSELQTATNNFHQENLIGKGGYAEVHKGRLRNGQFIAVKRLTRGPQDERIGDFLSELGIMAHINHPNTAKLIGYAVDGGLFLVLELSPYGSLTNMLHASKQKLEWKIRYKVAIGIAKGILYLHEGGQRRIIHRDIKAANILLTKDLEPQICDFGLAKWLPERWTHLTIGKFEGTFGYLAPEFLMHGIVDEKTDVFAFGVLLLELITGRRALDYSQQSLVIWAKPLLKKNRIRELVDPSLADYYDLLQMNLMVLAASLCVQQSSIKRPRINQILQLLRGNIESLDLIMRIRKPSHWKRYYEELFNAEQNKTTRGLSGLSLQDQIALEVS; this is encoded by the exons ATGGAGAAAGGAAAAGTGAATGCATACTCTCCAGATACAGTTCTTGAAGACTTTTTAAGGACAGCAGAATCTGAATCAGACTCTTCAAAAGCCAGCACTTCAGAATTTGATGGCTCGAAAAATGAAAGATCTGGTTCGCGATGGACAGGTTTTTTCGAGCTATTTAGAAGTAAATCGAAAGGACATATGAAGAAAGATCCTTTAATTAGTTCTTTGAAACTGTCCAAACGGTTCAGCAGAAGCATGAGAGAGACGAGTAGTGGTGTCATGCCAAATTCCATCCTGGATAATGGTTTCAGCTATTTCAAACCTCAATGGAAACTTTTCACCCTCTCTGAACTTCAAACTGCAACTAATAATTTTCACCAAG AAAATTTGATAGGAAAGGGGGGTTATGCTGAAGTTCATAAAGGACGGCTGCGAAATGGCCAGTTTATCGCGGTTAAGCGGCTAACGAGGGGACCACAAGATGAGAGGATAGGGGATTTCTTATCTGAGCTAGGAATAATGGCACATATTAACCATCCAAACACTGCtaaattgattggttatgcagttGATGGAGGACTCTTTCTTGTACTTGAGCTATCTCCTTATGGAAGTTTGACCAATATGTTGCACG CATCGAAGCAGAAACTAGAATGGAAAATCCGGTATAAGGTAGCCATAGGGATAGCTAAAGGGATATTGTATCTTCACGAGGGTGGTCAAAGAAGGATTATCCATAGAGATATTAAGGCAGCAAATATATTGCTCACAAAGGACCTCGAACCTCAG ATATGTGATTTTGGGCTAGCAAAATGGCTACCAGAGCGATGGACTCACCTCACTATAGGGAAATTCGAAGGAACATTTGG CTATCTTGCTCCGGAGTTCTTGATGCATGGCATAGTGGATGAAAAAACTGATGTTTTTGCTTTTGGAGTGCTTCTTTTGGAACTTATTACTGGTCGTCGAGCCCTTGATTACTCACAGCAAAGCCTCGTCATTTGG GCTAAACCCCTGCTGAAGAAGAATAGAATCAGAGAGCTCGTTGATCCTTCACTTGCTGATTACTACGACTTACTACAGATGAACCTCATGGTCTTAGCTGCTTCTTTATGTGTGCAGCAGTCTTCAATTAAGCGACCCCGAATAAATCAG ATTCTTCAGCTTCTAAGAGGCAACATTGAAAGCCTGGATTTGATCATGAGAATTAGAAAACCATCACATTGGAAGAGGTATTATGAAGAGCTTTTTAATGCAGAACAGAACAAAACGACTAGAGGGTTAAGTGGTTTAAGTCTGCAGGACCAAATAGCATTGGAAGTCTCTTAA
- the LOC129882874 gene encoding histidine-containing phosphotransfer protein 1-like, translating to MAILVKLQTEYIRFMSSLYRDGFLDSQFLELQKLQDDSNRDFVVEMASLYFKEAEKLLNILTMSLQQQVVDFKQLDIDIHQFKGSSSSIGAQRVKGALIAFRNVCKEKNLDGCMQCLQLAKSEHFLVKNKLETLFRVEQQIVAAGGGIPIIS from the exons ATGGCAATTTTAGTGAAGTTGCAGACAGAATACATCCGTTTCATGTCATCTCTCTACCGTGAT GGATTCTTGGATAGTCAGTTTCTTGAGTTGCAGAAACTGCAAGATGATAGCAATCGTGATTTTGTGGTTGAAATGGCGTCCCTTTACTTTAAGGAAGCTGAAAAACTTCTAAACATCCTGACCATGTCTCT GCAGCAGCAGGTTGTGGATTTTAAACAACTTGATATCGATATCCATCAGTTCAAGGGTAGCAGTTCCAG TATAGGTGCACAAAGAGTGAAGGGTGCCCTTATTGCTTTCAGAAATGTTTGTAAAGAGAAGAACCTTGATGG GTGTATGCAATGTCTGCAGCTTGCAAAGAGTGAACATTTCCTTGTGAAGAATAAACTTGAAACTTTGTTTAGG GTGGAGCAACAAATCGTGGCTGCTGGTGGTGGAATTCCTATCATATCTTAG
- the LOC129881768 gene encoding NAD(P)H-quinone oxidoreductase subunit K, chloroplastic, whose protein sequence is MAKGGIGMVLAPEYLDNKKKNRKNKIETVMNSIQFPLLDRTAPNSVISTTLNDLSNWSRLSSLWPLLYGTSCCFIEFASLIGSCFDFDRYGLVQADLILTAGTVTMKIVPSLVRLYEQMLEPKYVIAMEACTITGGMFSTNSYSTVRGVDKLIPVDEYLSSCPPKPKAVIDVITKLRKKISRELYEDRIRSQRANLCFTTNHKFYVRRSIHTGNYDQIVLYQPPSTLEIPTEIFFKYKNSVSSAELVN, encoded by the coding sequence ATGGCGAAAGGGGGCATTGGAATGGTCTTAGCTCCTGAATATTTAgacaataaaaagaaaaacagaaaaaataagATTGAGACAGTTATGAATTCCATTCAGTTTCCTTTACTTGATCGAACAGCCCCAAATTCAGTTATTTCAACTACATTAAATGATCTTTCAAATTGGTCAAGACTCTCTAGTTTATGGCCGCTTCTCTATGGTACAAGTTGTTGCTTCATTGAATTTGCTTCACTAATAGGCTCATGCTTCGACTTTGATCGTTATGGACTCGTACAAGCGGATCTAATTTTAACAGCCGGAACAGTAACAATGAAAATTGTCCCCTCTTTAGTGAGATTATATGAGCAAATGCTTGAACCAAAATATGTTATTGCTATGGAAGCCTGTACAATTACAGGCGGGATGTTCAGTACCAATTCTTATAGTACTGTTCGGGGAGTCGATAAGCTAATTCCTGTAGATGAATATTTGTCAAGTTGTCCACCTAAACCGAAAGCGGTTATAGATGTTATAACAAAACTTCGTAAGAAAATATCTCGAGAACTCTATGAAGATAGAATTAGGTCTCAACGAGCGAATCTGTGTTTTACTACCAACCACAAGTTTTATGTTCGACGCAGTATTCATACGGGAAATTATGATCAAATAGTTCTTTATCAACCACCATCTACTTTAGAGATCCCTACGGAAATctttttcaaatacaaaaattcAGTATCTTCCGCCGAATTAGTGAATTAG